AGAACATCCAGGGCCCTTTCCTGATACGCAGCTCTCCAGCAATCCACTGCTATTTTCCAAGCCCTGGCTTGAACATTGGCTCTTGTCCAGCCTCCTCCATGCAGAAACCCAGAGATGATGCCGTGCTTCTGCAGAGAAGGGGGACCTGGCAGAACTCGTGCCACTCCTGGGCTGAGAAGGCCAGGCGAGGaagcactgccagcccctctcctgtctTTTGCCCTTTCCCCACCTCCTGAAAGCCCCAATAAAAGGCTTCCTCTTCCTTGCCTACTGCCTGCCTCCACCCTCTCCCAAAACCGCCAACTCTAACCCAGCCTGGGAATCTCAGGACCAGAATATTTACCCCCTCCCACAGTTTCCAGCCCCCACTCCCTGTACCTATACAAcatgggaaaaggagggaaggagacatGACTTGCATGCAGGAAACCTTTATTGTgcccagaggagcagctgagattttCAGAGAGACCATGGGCAAGACCAAGAGACGCTGGATGCCACATGTTGTGACAGGCAGAGGGATCTTCTGCAGAGCATGGCTTCTTGCTCCACATGTCCCCTTGGTGCAGCATTCCACATCCCAAGGCTTTGTCccatcagccccacacagcctttTGGGTCCAGCTCCTACCCTGTcccagagctggaaggagagggcAAGGGAGGACAGCAGAGGTCAGGAGAAGAGGTCAGGGAAGGGCCAAGGGTCTGCTGCACTGCCAACTGCCCAGGCCTTGGCTGGGGCAGTTCAGCACTACTGAGTGCCCCGTGCTTGCAAACTCATGGGCGCTGGTGGCATTGGCGGATGGTCTGGGGTGAGtgcctgtgtgtggtgtgggtctagcagggcccacaggtgtTCCAGAGCTTCTTGCTGTAGCGGGGCAAGACACAAGGgttgcaggcaggagcagcgtaggctctgccaaaggtgcagaggccccccgagccctgggtggcaccagccccgtagaggccccccagccccaggttgcccccaaaggcgggtgctccggaggagcccaccacggcttgctgggggaaggagctgaggatggggccggggaaggtcaccacaacagggggtggctggatgaaggccgtggagtcggggcactggcgggcGCACAGGTcgttgcagctctcagcgatgggctgagggacggccacgctggtctttggtgggcacaggtcgTAGCAAGACATCTTTGTGTGGGATCAGATGGTGCTCTGCAAGAGGGCAGAGATTGTTagaaggcagcagaggggagCACGTGAGGcggaggagctggggctgaagAAAAGGGTACGCAGGAGGTGCTCATGCAGACTTACCCTGTTCCtcaaggagaaggcagccagagcagtggttgggagagcctggcagaggcagagcttttATACTGTCCCAGCCCTTGCTCAGCACCACCTGGGCCAATCTGCAGAGGTGACACTCCCTCCTGCTGAGGAAGATGGggctgtccttctcctgcccctccctgaGTCAGCATCCCCTCCCCAGACCAGCACATCCCGCTTCccagctttttctcccctttcccctttgtGGGCTAAATGAGAGTGGGCATCTCCCTGTTGGGGGTGTGCACAACAGGAGAGAGCCCTAATTCTGCAGCTCATCGCTGCCTGCCTTGTGCTTTGCCCCGCAGAGACACCTCTTCCCTGTGCCTGCAGTCAGGAGAGTCCTGAGAGCCagcagggccagcccagtctGGGACAGCTCCGTTCGTGCCACCAGACAAAGCTTTCATGTCCCCAGTAACACAGGATGAGCCCCTGCCCAGCACCGTCCCCCAGCAGTGGGGTTCCTGAGACATTTGCAAGAGCTGGGCACGAGATTGTGCCACGTCTCCCCAGATGGAGCTCTGTGCTCCTTGTACCATGTACCTCGGGGAAGAGCACAAGGCGGCTATTTCCTCCAGACTTGCAGAGATTGATGGCCAACGCCTGCAGGCGCATGGAAGCCAGCTCTGTTGGACTGGTATGTGATGCATCGTGCTGAGCAGGCAGTGCCCGAGAGGAGTGCCTTTGATTTGGCATTTCCTAAGCTCGTGCCTCATCAGATAATAGCCACACAACATAAAGTCAATAGGGAGGCCTTTGTAAGGCCACCTTCTTGGCCAGCACACCGACCCCGGACTTCCCTGTATCTCTCAAAAGAAGGACTGGGTCCAGCCCAACAGCAAAGCCCTTGGCGAAGAGCTATGGCACGCAGGACGCTTGCAGTCAGCCTTTGTCACACTGCGTGCCCTCTTACAcagccagaaaatgagaagagagtggGGCTCATTTGGCCCATGAGGTGGCAGCTGGCAAGCGCCCGAGCAGGGTAATTGCAGGGGCTGATAGAGCGGGTTGGGGCTGCTGaggaaacagcatcagcaaaagagCCCCGTGTgacccagggaggaggcaggggctcaGCTGGCGTGGGCCACGTGCCCCCAGCGTGGCCAGCTCCTCCCCACGCTCGctggaccagcataaaagcagtgGCCTCGCTGAGCACTGACATCCACTGCTCCTGCCTCGCTCTGCTCAGGAAAAAGGTAGGTGGGTGCCTGTGGGTCTGTGCCTCCTGTGGCAGGGACCGGCACAGGGCCTCCTTGGCCAGGAGAGCTCTGACAGCAGTGGCCGTGCTGGCAGCAGCCTTGGACGGTCCGCGCAGGCTGATCCACagcgggaggaggaaggagccccgTGGCCGTGGCACCGAGAGTCAGGCTCTGCACAGGCTCTTGGGGATGGCTTGTGTGGCCTCTGTGTGTAGAgaaagggcaaggggaggggTGTAGAGAGCAGGGCACTGCGTAGGGCTGGCTGGGCAAAGGGCAAGCAGTGAACAGTACATGCAAGGCTGTGGCTCTGGCCCCTACAgctccagggcagctctgggaacAGGACGCTGCTCAGCTGGGGCACCTCCTCCATGCTCATGACACCATTCCTTGTGTCCTTGTCTTTCAGGCTCAGCTCTCTCACACAAAGATGTCTTGCTAcgacctgtgcccaccaaagaccagcgtggccgtccctcagcccatcgctgagagctgcaacgACCTGTGCacccgccagtgccccgactccacggccttcatccagccaccccctgttgtggtgaccttccccggccccatcctcagctccttcccccagcaagccgtggtgggctcctccggagcacccgcctttgggggcaacctggggctggggggcctctacggggctggtgccacccagggctcggggggcctctgcacctttggcagagcctacgctgctcctgcctgcagcccttgtgtcttgccccgctacaccaagaagctctgggacacctgtgggccctgctagacccacaccacacacaggcaCTCACCCCAGACCAGCCACCGACGCCACCAGCACCCATGACTTTGCGGGCACAAGGCACTCAGTAGTGCTGAGAAGTGCCATCCAAGGATTTGGCCTCTGTCTGTGTCACACACTCTTGgcccttccctgccctctgctcctgacctctgctctcctcccagctctAGGTTGGGGGAAGAACTGGACCCAaaaggctgtgtggggctgatggGACAAAGCCTTGGGATGTGGAATGCTGCACCAAGGGGACATGTGGAGCAAGAAGCCATGCTCTGCAGAAGATCCCTCTGCCTGTCACAACATGTGGCATCCAGCATCTCTTGGTCTTGCCCATGGTCTCTCTGaaaatctcagctgctcctctgggcACAATAAAGGTTTCCTGCATGCAAGTCatgtctccttccctccttttcccatgTTGTATAGGTACAGGGAGTGGGGGCTGGAAACTGTGGGAGGGGGTAAATATTCTGGTCCTGAGATTCCCAGGCTGGGTTAGGGTTGGCGGTTTTGGGAGAGGGTGGATGCAGGCAGTAGGCAAGGAAGAGGAAGCCTTTTATTGGGGCTTTCAGGAGGTGGGGAAAGGGCAAAagacaggagaggggctggcagtgcttCCTCGCCTGGCCTTCTCAGCCCAGGAGTGGCACGAGCTCTGCCAGGTCCCCCTTCTCTGCAGAAGCACGGCATCATCTCTGGGTTTCTGCATGGAGGAGGCTGGACAAGAGCCAATGTTCAAGCCAGGGCTTGGAAAATAGCAGTGGATTGCTGGAGAGCTGCGTATCAGGAAAGGGCCCTGGATGTTCTTGGGGTCGCCAAGTTGAGCATAAGCTGGCAAGGTggcttgtggccaaggcggccagtGGTGTGCTGAGTTGCATGGAGAGGAGTTTGGCTGGGAGGTCAAGGGAGGGgagcccttccctctccttcccactgGCCAGACTACCCCAGTGTTCCTGTGTCCAGCACTGGACTCAACAGCGCAGGAGAGATGTGAGGCTATTGGAGAGAGTGCAGCAAAGGGCCACACAGATAATGAAAGGACAGTGATCATATCTTCTCTTGGTAGACCGCAAAGAGCTGGGAACATTTCTCTTGTTGCTGAGGAGGCTATGTGGTCTCAACAAGGTGCACACGTGACTGAAAGGTAGGTGTTAAGAAGATGGAGCTAAGCTCTTTTCAGAGGTGTCTAGTGCCAGGATAAGAGGCAGTGGGCACCACCTGAAGTACATGAGTCTCCACCTCAACATTCCGAAGCAtgttttcactttgagggtgatcGAGCAATGGCACAGGTTGCTctgggaggttgtggagtctcagTCCTTGAAGATATATACAAGTTGCCTggatgttttgctgggcagctggctctgggtGATGCTTCTTTAGTTGGCAGTGTGACAAGATGCcctgcaaaggctgctgccaCAATAATTAATCTCTGAATGTTGTGATTCTGTGTCTTCTGCATAGAACTGAGGAGCATTGAGTGTATTGGTCTTTGTGGGGTGTGAAAAGGGGATGTGGAAGTACAATGGGATGCAGAACTTTAGGCAGGAGGTGAAGGAGAAGATGCAAGGGATGAAATAAGGATAAAGGAGAGTGGAACCAGAAGGATTACAAAAAGGCAAAGTAGGAGAAGAATAGGGAGggaagatgaaggggaaggagaagataaAAATTTAGGGCAAGGAGCatagggaggaaagagaaggggaatgagaaggagaagaagaatagggagaagaaggagtgaagaagagatgaagaagaggaaagaaagttaaACAGaatagggaaaaagggaaaggatctGTTTTTTCACAGGGCATGGGCAGAGACATGGAGAAACAGAGGGGACAGAGATCTGGCAGGAATTGATCCTGTCTGCCTCCCAGCCCTGGAGCTGGCCATCTCATGCATAGCAGGGTTGGATGGTCTGCAAACACTCCAGGGCTGAATatcctgcagaaggggaggagcCTGCATTCAGGCAGGACCCCTGGAGCTCAGCTGAAGGAGCATGGGTGgccagagctggcagggctgggggctgtccCCAAAGTCAGCTGGGCCTGGCTCTCCTGAGGCTGAGAGACTGAACTGGCATGCCTGGCGGGGACCACAGGCAGGGCGagggagccctgcagcccctgcggggccttgagagagaaaaggcagaggcaggagtTGGATGCAGGCTTGTTTTATTGACTGGAGAAAGACACatgaggcagaggcaggcaggttGAACCCCCAGGCTTCAAGACAGGTGTTCCTTCACGCTTCTGCCAGGCGGTGGCAGTTGCATAGACAAGCAAGTGCCCTGTGGGATGATGGTGGAGTTGCACATCTGGGCACGGgccagaagaaagcaaatacatgTCATGTAGAGAGTAAGAGGAAAGGATAAAGATGAAGAGGCGTGAGGCTGAGTTGTGCTGTGGGACGTGTGGgtgtgggtctagcagggcccacaggtgtcccagagcttcttggtgtagcggggcaagacacaagggctgcaggcaggagcagcgtaggctctgccaaaggtgcagaggccccccgagccctgggtggcaccggccccgtagaggccccccagccccaggttgcccccaaaggcgggtgctccggaggagcccaccacggcttgctgggggaaggagctgaggatggggccggggaaggtcaccacgacggggggtggctggatgaaggccgtggagtcggggcactggcgggtGCACAGGTcgttgcagctctcagcgatgggctgagggacggccacgctggtctttggtgggcacaggtcgTAGCAAGACATCTTTGTGTGAGAGAGCTGAGCCTGAAAGACAAGGACACAAGGAATGGTGTCATGAGCATGGAGGAGGTGCCCCAGCTGAGCAGCGTCCTgttcccagagctgccctggagctggaggggccaGAGCCACAGCCTTGCATGTACTGTTCACTGCTTGCCCTTTGCCCAGCCAGCCCTACTCAGTGCCCTGCTCTCTACAcccctccccttgccctttcTCTACACACAGAGGCCACACAAGCCGTCCCCAAGAGCCTGTGCAGAGCCTGACTCTCGGTGCCACGGCCACGGGGCTCCTTCCTCTTCCCGCTGTGCATCAGCCTGCGCTGGCCATCCATGGCTGTTGCCAGCACGGCCACTGCTGTCAGAGCTCTCCTGGCCAAGGAGGCCCTACGCTGGCCCCTGCCACAGGAGGCACAGACCCACAGGCACCCACCTACCCTTTTCCTGAGCAGAGCGAGGCAGGAGCAGTGGATGTCAGTGCTCAGCGAGGCcactgcttttatgctggtccagCGAGCGTGGGGAGGAGCTGGCCACGCTGGGGGCACGTGGCCCACGCCAGCcgagcccctgcctcctccctgggtcACACGGGGctcttttgctgatgctgtttcctCAGCAGCCCCAACCCGCTCTATCAGCCCCTGCAATTACCCTGCTCGGGCGCTTGCCAGCTGCCACCTCATGGGCCAAATGAGCCccactctcttctcattttctggctgTGTAAGAGGGCACGCAGTGTGACAAAGGTTGACTGCAAGCGTCCTGCGTGCCATAGCTCTTTGCCAAGGGCTTGGTGTTAGGGTGGACCCGGGCCTTCTTTGCAGAGATACAGGGAAGTCCAGGGTCATGACGCTAGCCAAGAAGATGGCCTCCTGCATGACGTACGTTGTGTGGCTATTCTCTGCTGAGATGCAAGGTTACGAAATACCAAATGAAAGGCACTCCTCTCGGGCACTGCCTGCTCAGCACAATGCATCACTCGCTAGTCCAACATAACCGGCCTTTATGTGCCTGCAGGCATTGCCAATTGCCCTCTGCAAGTCTGGAGAAAGACCCCTTGTGCTCTTCCCCAAGGTGCATGGTGCAAGGAACACAGACCCGGACACTGCAACATGTTTCACAGGCTCTTGCCAAGCCCTCGcaagtgtccctgcagccccattTCTGGGGCATGATGCTGGCCACGGTCATCCCTTCAGGTGCTGAGGACATGGGATCTCCATCTGATGCCTCAACAGCAACACCCCACCATGGTGCTGCCCGCTCTCATTTATCCCACAAAGCAAACAGTTGTGGAAAGACTGGGAAGCGGGATGTGCTGGTGTGGAGACGGGATGCTGACtcagggaggggcaggagaaggacagccCCATCTTCCTCAGCAGGAGGGAGTGTCACCTCTGCAGATTGGCCCAGGTGGTGCTGAGCAAGGGCTGGGACAGTAtaaaagctctgcctctgctaGGCTCTCCCAAccactgctctggctgccttctccttgaGGAACAAGGTAAGTCTGAgactctcctccttcctgctttctgcagccctggctcGTCTGCCTCGGGCACTCCCCTCTGCTGATCTCTTACCATCTCTGCCCTCTTGCAGAGCACCATCTGATCCCGCACAAAGATGTCTTGCTAcgacctgtgcccaccaaagaccagcgtggccgtccctcagcccatcgctgagagctgcaacgAGCTGTGCgcccgccagtgccccgactccacggccttcatccagccaccccccgttgtggtgaccttccccggccccatcctcagctccttcccccagcaagccgtggtgggctcctccggagcacccgcctttgggggcaacctggggctggggggcctctacggggccggtgccacccagggctcggggggcctctgcacctttggcagagcctacgctgctcctgcctgcagcccttgtgtcttgccccgctacaccaagaagctctgggacacctgtgggccctgctagacccacaccacacacaggcaCTGACCCCAGACCAACCGCCAATGCCACCAGCACCCGTGTATGGCTGAGCTGGTGGGCACATGGCACTCAGTagtgctgagcagccccagccaaaGCCCGGGCAGCTGGCAGTGTCGCAcacccttgtcccttccctgccctcttctcctgccctctctctcctcccctgtcctttcCTCTCATCTCTTGGTCGGGGCAGGAGCTTGCCCCGAAAGGCTGTGTGCGGCTGATGGGCCAAGTCCTCGGGATCTGGAATGTTGCACCGAGGGGTCATGTGGAGCAAGAAGCCATGCTCTGGGGAAgatccctctgcctccctttggACCTTGCATCCATCGTCTCTGGGTCTCGCCCACCATCTCTGTGACAATCTCTCCTTCCTGTCTGGGTACAATAAAGTTTTCCTGCATACAAGTCATGTCTTTCTAGCTCCTTGTCCCAAACTGAGAATACCGCGGGTTGCGGGGACCAGCTTTTTTGTGAGGTCACAGGCTGGTCTTGAACTTCCCAGGCTGGTTGAGGGTGGGCGGTTTTTGGAGAGGGTGGATGCAAGCagcaggaagggagagagaggctttTCTTGGGCCTTGTTGGAGGCGGGGAAAgggcagaaagcaggagaggggctggcactgcttctttGCCTGGCCTTCtcggctcagcagcagcaccgcgtctgccaggtccctctgctctggagaagcacGGCAGCATCTCTGGGCATCCGCACAGAAGAGGCTGGACCAGAGCCAGTGTTCAAGCCAGGACGTGGGAAATGGCCATGGattgctggaga
The sequence above is a segment of the Numenius arquata chromosome 27, bNumArq3.hap1.1, whole genome shotgun sequence genome. Coding sequences within it:
- the LOC141475852 gene encoding feather keratin 3-like, with the translated sequence MQEAIFLASVMTLDFPGGGRGSAGVGHVPPAWPAPPHARWTSIKAVASLSTDIHCSCLALLRKRAQLSHTKMSCYDLCPPKTSVAVPQPIAESCNDLCTRQCPDSTAFIQPPPVVVTFPGPILSSFPQQAVVGSSGAPAFGGNLGLGGLYGAGATQGSGGLCTFGRAYAAPACSPCVLPRYTKKLWDTCGPC